Proteins from one Rosa chinensis cultivar Old Blush chromosome 7, RchiOBHm-V2, whole genome shotgun sequence genomic window:
- the LOC112176236 gene encoding CASP-like protein 4A3, whose translation MDALKGKPAMKKSSSINSDDSACTAGSPLRYLSPMRSDAGDPSESPPYASPELSPQKQPPPDNSKAIMAIDKFTQYSPSPLRPQKPPEKAPSPLVLYNSNRAAGEDPPPPSVPKVAAPNGVPWPAGGGAGVGRSRRPPRRADVLTTAALGFRVSELVLCLISFSVMAADKTQGWSGDSFDRYKEYRYCLAVTVIGFAYAAFQAYNLSYLLVTGNYVIRHHLRHHFDFFMDQVLAYLLISASSSAATRVDDWQSNWGKDEFTEMATASVSMAFLAFIAFALSSLISGYNLCTHDST comes from the exons ATGGATGCCCTGAAAGGCAAGCCAGCCATGAAGAAATCCTCCTCCATCAACTCCGACGACTCCGCCTGCACCGCCGGCTCCCCCCTCCGCTACCTCTCCCCCATGCGATCCGACGCCGGCGACCCCTCCGAATCCCCGCCCTACGCCTCCCCGGAGCTCTCCCCCCAGAAGCAGCCGCCCCCCGACAACTCCAAGGCCATCATGGCCATCGACAAGTTCACGCAGTACTCCCCCTCCCCCTTGCGGCCTCAGAAACCGCCCGAGAAGGCGCCCTCGCCGCTCGTCCTCTACAACAGCAACCGCGCCGCCGGGGAGGACCCCCCGCCGCCCTCGGTGCCCAAGGTGGCCGCTCCTAACGGCGTTCCCTGGCCGGCCGGGGGCGGCGCCGGGGTTGGGAGATCGAGGCGGCCGCCGAGGAGAGCCGATGTGTTGACGACGGCGGCGCTAGGGTTTCGGGTTAGCGAGTTGGTGCTATGCTTGATTTCGTTCTCGGTTATGGCCGCTGATAAAACTCAGGGCTGGAGCGGCGATTCCTTTGATCGCTACAAGGAAtacag GTATTGTTTAGCCGTGACTGTTATTGGATTTGCATATGCTGCTTTTCAAGCATACAATCTATCCTACCTGCTAGTCACCGGGAATTATGTGATCAGGCACCACCTTCGTCACCACTTTGATTTCTTCATGGATCAG GTACTGGCATATCTTCTCATTTCAGCATCATCATCGGCAGCCACCAGGGTCGACGACTGGCAATCAAATTGGGGAAAAGATGAGTTCACGGAGATGGCTACTGCTTCAGTCAGCATGGCCTTCCTCGCTTTCATTGCCTTTGCACTAAGCTCCCTGATCTCTGGTTACAACCTATGTACCCATGATTCTACGTGA